One stretch of Arachis hypogaea cultivar Tifrunner chromosome 20, arahy.Tifrunner.gnm2.J5K5, whole genome shotgun sequence DNA includes these proteins:
- the LOC112783264 gene encoding UBP1-associated proteins 1A isoform X1 yields MSQPRQNKMLMNPNTAKHVIGDTTYTKIFVGGLAWETKRDTLKRYFDQFGEILEAVVITDRNSGRSKGYGFVTFKDPNSAIRACQNPYPVIDGRRANCNLASLGAQKIDPSSMTATRQKFSSPSWNTAPIPVHQGTSTCYNQHIPQYTFPYPPYRYPGYPPQQEVYEMQNYYNAYGGQHFPFRWLPAYYQPIYGLSRHQFVPTTAYVKKTQFPDMSPQEFTPTVASSEPISASSSISTTGLITGTVDAGGGGGGVLGSQQEQKSSS; encoded by the exons ATGTCACAGCCGAGGCAGAACAAGATGTTGATGAATCCAAACACTGCCAAACATGTAATTGGTGACACAACCTATACCAAGATCTTTGTTGGAGGCTTGGCTTGGGAAACAAAAAGAGACACTCTCAAACGTTATTTTGATCAGTTTGGAGAGATCTTAGAAGCTGTTGTCATCACTGACAGAAACTCTGGAAGATCAAAAGGATATGGCTTT GTTACATTCAAGGACCCAAATTCTGCAATAAGGGCTTGTCAGAATCCATATCCTGTGATAGATGGAAGGAGGGCTAATTGTAATCTTGCATCTCTTGGTGCACAAAAAATTGATCCATCATCTATGACAG CTACTAGACAAAAATTCAGTAGCCCTTCTTGGAATACAGCACCAATTCCAGTTCATCAAGGAACATCCACTTGTTATAATCAGCATATTCCACAGTATACATTTCCTTATCCACCCTACag GTATCCAGGTTACCCACCCCAACAAGAAGTATATGAAATG CAGAATTACTATAATGCATATGGTGGACAACACTTTCCATTTCGTTGGTTACCAGCATATTACCAACCAATTTATGGGCTAAGTAGGCATCAATTTGTTCCAACAACAGCTTATGTGAAAAAGACACAATTCCCTGATATGTCACCTCAGGAGTTCACACCTACTGTTGCTTCATCAGAACCTATTTCAGCTTCTTCATCAATTTCTACCACTG GATTAATAACAGGAACTGTAGAcgcaggaggaggaggaggaggagtacTAGGATCACAACAAGAACAGAAATCATCATCTTGA
- the LOC112783264 gene encoding UBP1-associated proteins 1A isoform X2: protein MSQPRQNKMLMNPNTAKHVIGDTTYTKIFVGGLAWETKRDTLKRYFDQFGEILEAVVITDRNSGRSKGYGFVTFKDPNSAIRACQNPYPVIDGRRANCNLASLGAQKIDPSSMTATRQKFSSPSWNTAPIPVHQGTSTCYNQHIPQYTFPYPPYRYPGYPPQQEVYEMNYYNAYGGQHFPFRWLPAYYQPIYGLSRHQFVPTTAYVKKTQFPDMSPQEFTPTVASSEPISASSSISTTGLITGTVDAGGGGGGVLGSQQEQKSSS, encoded by the exons ATGTCACAGCCGAGGCAGAACAAGATGTTGATGAATCCAAACACTGCCAAACATGTAATTGGTGACACAACCTATACCAAGATCTTTGTTGGAGGCTTGGCTTGGGAAACAAAAAGAGACACTCTCAAACGTTATTTTGATCAGTTTGGAGAGATCTTAGAAGCTGTTGTCATCACTGACAGAAACTCTGGAAGATCAAAAGGATATGGCTTT GTTACATTCAAGGACCCAAATTCTGCAATAAGGGCTTGTCAGAATCCATATCCTGTGATAGATGGAAGGAGGGCTAATTGTAATCTTGCATCTCTTGGTGCACAAAAAATTGATCCATCATCTATGACAG CTACTAGACAAAAATTCAGTAGCCCTTCTTGGAATACAGCACCAATTCCAGTTCATCAAGGAACATCCACTTGTTATAATCAGCATATTCCACAGTATACATTTCCTTATCCACCCTACag GTATCCAGGTTACCCACCCCAACAAGAAGTATATGAAATG AATTACTATAATGCATATGGTGGACAACACTTTCCATTTCGTTGGTTACCAGCATATTACCAACCAATTTATGGGCTAAGTAGGCATCAATTTGTTCCAACAACAGCTTATGTGAAAAAGACACAATTCCCTGATATGTCACCTCAGGAGTTCACACCTACTGTTGCTTCATCAGAACCTATTTCAGCTTCTTCATCAATTTCTACCACTG GATTAATAACAGGAACTGTAGAcgcaggaggaggaggaggaggagtacTAGGATCACAACAAGAACAGAAATCATCATCTTGA
- the LOC112783264 gene encoding UBP1-associated proteins 1A isoform X3, whose translation MSQPRQNKMLMNPNTAKHVIGDTTYTKIFVGGLAWETKRDTLKRYFDQFGEILEAVVITDRNSGRSKGYGFVTFKDPNSAIRACQNPYPVIDGRRANCNLASLGAQKIDPSSMTATRQKFSSPSWNTAPIPVHQGTSTCYNQHIPQYTFPYPPYRYPGYPPQQEVYEMQNYYNAYGGQHFPFRWLPAYYQPIYGLSRHQFVPTTAYVKKTQFPDMSPQEFTPTVASSEPISASSSISTTGYGFKR comes from the exons ATGTCACAGCCGAGGCAGAACAAGATGTTGATGAATCCAAACACTGCCAAACATGTAATTGGTGACACAACCTATACCAAGATCTTTGTTGGAGGCTTGGCTTGGGAAACAAAAAGAGACACTCTCAAACGTTATTTTGATCAGTTTGGAGAGATCTTAGAAGCTGTTGTCATCACTGACAGAAACTCTGGAAGATCAAAAGGATATGGCTTT GTTACATTCAAGGACCCAAATTCTGCAATAAGGGCTTGTCAGAATCCATATCCTGTGATAGATGGAAGGAGGGCTAATTGTAATCTTGCATCTCTTGGTGCACAAAAAATTGATCCATCATCTATGACAG CTACTAGACAAAAATTCAGTAGCCCTTCTTGGAATACAGCACCAATTCCAGTTCATCAAGGAACATCCACTTGTTATAATCAGCATATTCCACAGTATACATTTCCTTATCCACCCTACag GTATCCAGGTTACCCACCCCAACAAGAAGTATATGAAATG CAGAATTACTATAATGCATATGGTGGACAACACTTTCCATTTCGTTGGTTACCAGCATATTACCAACCAATTTATGGGCTAAGTAGGCATCAATTTGTTCCAACAACAGCTTATGTGAAAAAGACACAATTCCCTGATATGTCACCTCAGGAGTTCACACCTACTGTTGCTTCATCAGAACCTATTTCAGCTTCTTCATCAATTTCTACCACTG GTTACGGGTTCAAGCGGTAA